The DNA segment cgtgtaaaaaattgtacatttaatttctataatactgataaaaaagttaagtatctttgtaagtgctaattgttaataaagaattcttacaaatgtatatacatatatgtatatttgaacgttattttaaagaaagtatgtacatacctaaatggggatcaattttttttttactttccccactagtgagggaagtgatttactttcctcacatgtgatgcaaacgcctactttcatctctaaattgagtgatggaaatgtcattttcagacttgacgttggaaaaaaattattacatcacaaacaaaaataaatttagattatgGCCTAATGAATAGcactaaataaattaaaacctaACTTTAATCCTTTTTAACGGCTTTGATTGTCAGGTGTATTCGATGGGACTAGTAGAGGTCCAAGAATCGATCCTGGGGGGTACACCCGAACTGCAATAACAACATCCTAACAACATATTTTGTCATTTAATCCAGTGCTGGCAGCAGAAATAAGATTAAAcgaatttttttcacgttgaAATCAGAACAAAGAAATTTTGTAAGAATTCTGTCATGTTCAAAATTTACCAAACTTCTTGGGTCATCAAATTTTTCTACGTGGAAGTTTTTTCTCTCTTGGTTTTTATTAGACCAAAGCTTTCTTAAGAAATTCTTGTAACGCACAAAATTCTCTTGCTCTAAATAATATCTTTCTCGTGCACAACAATTTGACTTGACTTTACTTGACCAAAATTCAGCAAGATTATCTTAAGTGTCTTAAATATATTCTGCACTATAAGATCTGTCCTTTCTCATGGAACATGAAAATACGCCCTTCTTAGATCAGCAAATTGCTAAAGTAAGAGTTTTCGTCTTTCTGGTCTTTCATTGGACGTTTCATTAAATTACTGAACAAAAAGTGTTTCTCTttccattatttatttttattttatttttgtaataacacGAACCGCCGCTGCCGCACACAATTACCTCCAATTGCAGACTTCACAGAACCCTCTTTCACAATTCAATAAAACAGCACTTAACAGTGCAACCGGCAATGGTACCATTAATTTACGCAACACCACACATTGTTCTTGCATGACTAAGACTTCTTTATCTCTATCTGGAAAATGCTTACAGGAACGCGGCTGGGAATACAAACAAATATGCGTGACCAGAGTCCCGGGCTATGGCTTCGGAATTGCCGTTTCCGGCGGAAGGGACAATCCCCATTTCGCCTCGGGCGATCCCAGCATCGCCGTCAGCGACGTCCTGGCCTCAGGTCCGGCCGAAAGAATTCTACAGTAAGTCGTTGCGGTTTTTGTTGCGGTCGTACTGACGGGGTGTGCTGTTAGGGTCAACGACAGGATTATTTCTGTCAACGGAATATCGCTCCAGAACGTTGACTACGCCACTGCGGTCCAAGTCCTGAGGGACTCGGGGGACACGGTCACGCTGGTCATCAAGAGGAGGACCATACAACACCAGCACAGTCACAGTCTGAGTGCGTCGTACACCGGAACCCCGCTAGCGGCGCTCGGGATCAATCCGTTGCCGGCCAAAGTCACCCTGACGAAGAATTCGAAGAAGGAAGGTAAGAaaccaataaaatttaacacaaaGACCTGGAAGGCGGGCCTAGTGGGCACGCTCCAATCGTGCAAAAATGCGCTAGAGTGAACACGAATCAAAGAGTGAGACTTTAAggattttattgttaaaagaATGTTAcgaaaacataacctcactcaCTCAGTGACAGTCGAATTTCTCACTTCTTGTGGTTcgaatttcttgtatttaacTATCGCACTCACCGAACTTTTACAGTTCACTAGATAAACACAATCACAGTCagagattttattaaattactttaaacaattttgtaaatgtcagcacaaaaattcaaaatgtcagTATTGCCAATATGATTATGTGACTGAACCGTTTGTAATTTCCATTGAAGTAAGTTACTTGAGATTTGTCTAGAATGCAAACTGATATGGGTCTGATCAGatcaaatttatttacgtaacGCAGGTCAGGTCAGATGTGAAAAAATCGACAggaagattttaaaaatattgcgaTAATAAGGCGTGGAAGGAATTCTGCGGCAGTTTACTTCAATGGGAATCACAAGTGGGTTGGTAGCAATGGCgatatttttaactttttcttcAGACTTTGGAATCGTCCTCGGATGCAAACTCTTCGTTAAGGAGATTTCTTCCAAGGCCCGAGACCAACTCCTCAACTCCAACCAGGTGTTGGTCGAGGGCGACttcatcacaaagataaacaaCACCAACTGCAACGACTTGATGTCACTAAAAGAGGCTAAAAAGATAATCGACAGTACAAAAGACAAACTCCACTTGACCATAGCTCGCGACTTCTCTTCGAACGTGTCGCATCAGACCCAAAGCTCGATCAGTACCACCGGCGCTGTCAATAACTTCTACAAAGGCGACGACTTCTTGACTTCCCAGAGCTACtccaatcaaaatctttaCGTTCAACCCCCTACGAGAAATCCAAACTTGAATACTAGTGGAGGGTTTGAGGATAAACTCGAACCCAACAGTGGTCCCAATTCATTGGTGGACGACAAGAGTAATCTGGCTCCCAGAGGGAGATCTAGAGGACCTCTGTCTGAAGCTAATTTGAATCAGTTAGAGAACAGGAACAGTTTGGTTGGGTATGGACGAGCGAAGGGGAGGGACGAACCTCCGAGACCGCCGCCCCCCAGAGCAGAAGGTAAGTCGAACTTCTTCTGGGACTGTTGGATTTGATGAAACTCCTTGTAGACTACTACAGTACTCGGAGGCAAATCTACGAGGACGATCCCATCATCCAGAAGAAGCAACCAATGTAAGTACTCAACCTGATGGTATACGCAGTACTGATCTACATTTTCGTTCTAGTCCCGACGCCAGATTTGTAACATTCCACAAAGAAGGCTCTGTGGGTATTCGCCTAACTGGTGGCAACTTCGTCGGCATCTTTGTCACAGCGGTCCAACCCGGCAGTCCGGCGTCCTTGCAAGGACTCCAACCCGGGGACAAGATCTTGAAAGTGAACGACATGGACATGACGGGAGTGACCCGCGAAGAAGCAGTTCTCTTCCTTCTGAGCCTCCAGGACCGCATAGAACTGATAGTGCAATATTGCAAGGAAGAATACGACGGCATAGTGGCCTCCCAGAAGGGTGACAGCTTCTACATCAAGACCCACTTCCATTACGACAATCCCGCCAAGGGAGAAATGTCTTTCCGATCTGGTGACATCTTCCACGTGAtcgacactctgtataatggGGTGGTGGGGTCTTGGCAGGTCTTCAGAATCGGTCGGAACAACCAAGAGGTGCAGAAAGGGATTATTCCCAACAAAGCGAGAGCAGAAGAGTTAGCCACGGCGCAGTTCAACGCGACCAAAAAGGAGATGTCGGCGAACGAGTCGAGGGGAAGCTTCTTCAGGAGAAGGAGGAGTTCTAACAGGAGGTCGAAGAGTTTGGGCAAAGAACACTGGGATGACATCCTCTTCTCGGACACAGTTTCCAAATTTCCAGCCTACGAAAGGGTCCTCCTCAAACATCCGGGTTTCACAAGACCTGTGATCCTCTTCGGACCCATTGCGGACGTCGCAAGAGAGAAACTTCTCAAGGACTTCCCTGACAAGTTTATATCGCCTCGTGAGTCTCTCGGTGTGGACCAGTTCCAAGACTAATTGTTTCTTCTAGAACTAGACACCACGCCTGAAGAAAACACAAAATCGCAGAAGACTTCTTCCAACATTATTAGACTGTCGGCGATTCGCGACGTCATCTCCACCGGGAAGCACGCTCTGCTGGACATCACTCCCAATGCCGTGGAGAGACTCAACTACGCCCAGATGTACCCGATTGTGGTGTTCTTCAAAGCCGAGACCAAGATCGTGATCAAGCAGCTGCGCCAAGGCTTGCCAAAGTGAGTACCGTTAAGTTgtttcttcgaaaattaattgttgaaTTGTGCAGATCTGCGCACAAGAGCTCGAAGAAGCTGTTGGAACAGTGCCAAAAGCTGGACAAAGTGTGGAACCACGTCTTCAGCGCCACCATCACCATGAACGACAACACGGACAACTGGTACCGTAAGGTCAGGGACATAATAGACAAGCAGCAAAGCGGCGCCCTCTGGATGAGCGAGAGCAAGGTCAGTCTTCCTACTGTCAAAGCTTCAAGGTGATGGTTTCTTCTCTCTTCACTTTTTCAGTTGGGggcagatattttttccgacatTTATTTCCCTTTTCACACCTCTAGATATAGCAGATCCAGTTCCTTGCCCAACAGGCACAGACCCTCGCGAAGTCGTACCAGGAGAGTACCTCTGTCCATGTACAGCACTCCCCAATTTGTCTATCCCGTCGTACATTCCCGATTCTCTCCAAGTCAGAGTACTTTGTACAGTTGTTCCAGTACCGGTCTGCCATATGCAAGTACTATTCCTTACTTTGATGCTTGTGCCGAGTTTAATAACACTAAAGCGCTAAAGCAACTTGCACAGAGtgataattttgacagttttgaaacCATTGACGAACCATTGTATTACGATTGCGACCATTTGTCCAGAACTAGGACTTTCGGTACTACTTTTCCTCCCATCATAGAGGAAGTGTACGGAGAAGTCTAACACTAACACGAATAACGTGCATGTTGATGTGGCATGCGGGCATTTTGTAATGTTCAGTACGTATCAGTACCGTCTATAATTGAGTACTCTACAATGTTTCCACCACTACTATCGTCTAGTAGGACATTGTAAATGACTGAACATTATTAAATACCCTAATTTATTGGCAAGATCTAGCCTCTTCTAGATCTAGCACTTTCTATTGTAGCTTTTGTACCGTTTGTGTGCTTTTGTGTCGTTTCCGCTCTTGTTTCTTCACTCATCGTCATTCTCGCCGTCATTTTAGCCCGAAGAATCACTCTCAGATGATTTCCTATTCCCCATGTCTTCTCTGCGGCTGTCGTACGCCAGTAGCCCAGAAAGTGACCTTGAACACAGTCCTGGACCTCCAGTTTCGTCGAACTCTCCAACCGCCGGTCGGCTGACCAAAGCTAGTTCAGATCCGAGCGTCGTTATGCCCGACAGTAGCACCACGGATGTACTCCCACCCTACCAAGTAAGTAGTACCGCTTCGTAGCAGTACCAGAATCTCAATTGGTGGTTGTAGCCCAATTACGACTCGAGATACGGCTTCAATAACAATCAGTCGACCGATAACCAAGTCAATCTGACCAAAGAACCCAACTACACTTTGTCCAATCAAGATATACCAGGGTCCATGGATCAGTACGGGAAGAGTGGACTGTACAATGCCCAAATGGACACCAGGAACGATTTTGGGAATATGCAGCACAAGAGACAGGCCAGTACTTTGCACCATGGGTCGTACAGCCATGCCAAAGGGCACAGCATCAGTGAGCAGAGTCCCAGAAGGAGTCCCAAGGACGTGGTATACGGGCAAGTACCAGATTTGCCTCCCAGGATCGACCGTGCGATTAAACCTATTGGATTGTTGACCACGCCCAGTAAAATTCCCAATGGGTCGGTACCACATGcattgtcaacattttttgataaCATTGTCGTTCCAGGAGGTCCGCCCATGAGAGATTGTTTGGAGTCAAACCAGGACAAACTCCGGAGAGTGCAGAGCAGAACAATAATGAGAATAACAACTTCAGCAATAAGTTGGGCTCTTTGGAGCGCAGTCAGAACTCCAAATCTGTAAGTACTATGGAGGTAGATGTTTCCAGATTGATAGTACTGTTTCAAACAGGATTCGCTCTCGAGTTACGACTCCTTCAACAAGCAAAGCAATAACAGGATAGGACCGAACGCTCACGACGATCTGAAGACCACTCTGTCCAAGATCGAGCCAGGATCGGTCCAGAACAGTCCTTCCAAGTACAACTCTGGACCTAGATGGGAGCAAAACTCGCACCGTCACAACTCCAAGCTGGACCTCAAGTACGGTTTACCGCAAAACGACCACAACGAAAACAGTCCGAGGAACTCCCGAGAGATGGAGAAAGAGTCCAGACCTGTAGAAAACATGAGTCCGCGAGGGTCGGTCGAGCGCGACATCTATCGGTACTCCAGGTCTCCAGCGAAGTCTAAAGGTCACGTCGAGACCAAAACTGACTACGGGAAGTACAGCAGGAACAACAGTTCGGCCCAGGACTACGCCAGGACCTCGCACCAGGACTTGAGCCAGTCCCACTTGAGCGTCCACCAAGTACCACCGCACCACCACTCACCCATGAAGAGCCAGCCGGTGCACCACAACGGCTTCGATAACGGTCCCGTGGGGCACATGCCCCCGCCCAACGCGAACGGGTACAAGCCGGTGCCGCCCCCCAAGCCGAAAAACTACAAGCCGCCGTACAAGGGTCAGCAGGGGTACGGGGACGGGATGGTGCAGCCGCCCATGCCGACGTACCAGCACGGCAAGAGTCACAGCAATCCTGTGGTAAGATCGTTTTCACAGTAGAGAGTGTTGGATTGATCGGGTTGTGATCCAGGACCAAAGGACCCAAAACATGAACTATTACTACAACATGCCCCAGAATAACAGTTGGCACACCGAAACCGCCGTCAGGTTCAACTCGGACGTGCACGGCCACTACGACATGGCGCCCCCTTACGAGACTCGAAGGCACCCCAGCATATCGTACGCATCGAGGAGCGAGATCACCCCCATCGCCCAGCACGACAACCCCTACGGTCTGGACGGGGGAGACATGCTGATGGACGCGCGGCCCCCCGAAAGGAGTAACATCGTTGATCTGCAAGGGTCGAGGGAACAGAGAGGATCAGCGTTCGAACTGTACAGAAAACCTGTACACCACAACTTGAGGTAAATCTTGACATTTATTCCTGATTTTGTTCGTATCTGTGTAAAGTAAGTGTGTACACTGGTTTGAAACCATCTGATTTGGGTTTAAAATGTGTTGTTGGTTGGGTCGGGGTAGTTTGTCTGCATGCGTTGCATGGGGTGAAGTTGACGGTCCAATCGGTGGGgaccaaaaaaatatatatatttcaCACTAAGAAGGGGAGATTGGTTGTTGTAGACTTCAGTGTCGGTTGGAACGAAAATGGCACAGAGAAAATGGGTAgttattttgcaaatttgtgCTGTTAGCGCCATATCGACGACATGAGTTTTTGAATGTGTTGGGTTCACACGAGAAAGAAATCGAGATATAAACGAAAATGGGGAAGGTAAAGTGTTTTCTGTGGAATGTTACATAAATAACAGTTGCAAAATTTTTACGAAATCGATACATTTGCGACAGAGGTTCTAAGAAAATTGGTCTAAAATGAAATGTTATGTCTCGTGATTACAAGAGAAAGTGTAAACAGAACATTGCCAAATAATTTAGATAAAATGTTCCAATATACTGTCTGTTGTGTTCACAAACACAAAACAGATTAGGGAATTGAAGACAGTTCGTGTAAGATAgataattgagaaaataaattcggaaagaacatgcaattgaaaaaataacagtgttAAAACTGTTTGGGCCATTTGACAGATAAAAACTAAAGAAAACGAAACTGTTAAATATATTCTGTGCGGAAATGCAGAAGCAGCGGCTATCCAGTTGGAAATTCATAgaaattctgaattataaatgacattttttttgatGAGTTATGAAAGCTCAGTTTCTTGTGTTCTTTTTGATTAGGTTTtgtaatctaataaaaaaaaacacttggaatgtaattttgtacatactgaacgatcaaaaacagcaagtaatgaaaaacaaaGGTGGAGTCGTAGATTGAATCGTGGGAGTTTGAAATTGCAATTGTAAAGGAAAAAATCTATTACCAATCTGTTGTGTTATTTATacgtttttttatattaaaatttcgcttgttataattttattgtcatcTCAACAAAAAGAGAAATCGATTCGAGACGCTGTGTGGGTTGTCAAAGCTGCACCTAACCTTACATTATACCTACATAAAGTTTCCTTAATTTACCTGAAATATGTGAAAgtttctacaaaattttagaattcttCAAACACTGAAATCTTATAATTGTGAAATTTCCAGTCCATATGAAGTTTAACATTCGAAATGTTTTAGCCATGACAGcaataccgtgagatcatttaaatttataattagagtaggctatgactttaaaattagattggcaacacaGTTGACACCTTGATTTgatttgtcaaagtgacgtttcaaaattcaataaaaaatatgaaacggcgagTTTATTGTATCGAACACCCGGTGCGTTTGTttgtgtgttttgtttttcttttccagTTGTCATTATCTTGGCGCAAACATTTTTGactgacattttaatttcgtaGTTTTAAGTCAgcttattttgacttttacaaaaaatgtataaatgaTGGCCGCGGGAAATACCCACCGAAATGACGTCAAAAACTTTTTGTACGCCATATTGTCAATATGGCGCGCTAGTAACAAATGACAACAAGGAACTTGTAAAATAAGATTGTCGTTGCAGATACTGAAATCTACGAGATCGATGTATTagtcttatttattttcttcttattTATGTCACAAtgaggatttttttaaatttacttacGGCAGTGatgacattaataaaaataatcttaggttaaaaatattaaaataagacTCTGTTGGTAAACTATATTACAAATGTCGTAGTTATCTACAtaaaaaagtgtaaataaaagcATGCTTCGGTGTTAGTACTAATTTGCTTCAAAAAGTGTAATGTTGATGAAGTTAATGTTGTATTTTAGTTGGTTAAAATATTGTCTTTAATTGGTTACAGAATGGTGGAATTTAGTTCAGGTTTGACCACAGTTTGTCCAGTCAGACTTTAAGTAATGTTTCTACAgcttttaatatatttttcaaataataaataataaatcacaaaaaatgtaCCACATGCCATTTGTAACGTcaatcttttcttttttacattttacttCTACTGACAGTTTTGGGACTTCTAAACTTCCAAAATCAACTTATTCTTCGATCTATACTCGGCGTTTTTGGTATCCACGGCCTTGCAAAATTGGGCGATGCAAGTTATGTTTTGCAGTACCTAACTCTTAAacatagaaaaattgcttCAGATCTCGCCTCTGCCGCGCGGTCAAAAATCAAAGCTACGTGTGGCCAAccacataaaacaaaaaacactaGAAGATTCTGCCAATATTACTTTTTATCTTGTAGTGTGGGGATAGTAATGAACGCGTGCtaggataataaaaaatatttggctcatcacatttattcaaatcttCAGTTGCTTTTCACATTACGTAATTTGGGCCAAAACGCGCCAAATTTTTAATCTGATCAAGGTTTTGGTCAGGGAGCCTCAACAATTTGTAGACTTTCATGAAACTGTCACAACCTTGTTAAGAATGCAGTTCTTCCcctaaaacaaaatgttcattATTACTCtatgtaacatttttataatgcAAGAAATTTTACATTATATAAATTGCCAAGCGACTACAAatgtttgtgatttttttttaggttggctacatattttaagttttatgtTGGTATATCcgattttcaaattcaaatgtgTCAACCCAAGGCGGTCTCAAGTTGTAAATGATGATCGCCTTGGTCAACCCTGTCAAGATTAGaacttattttataaaattttaattacaataaCGCTGAACTTCCAAAACCCTAGCctaaaaattaatcaagaGTTGACATGTTGACCATGATGAGGCTTACCAGTTGCTCAGGGATGCCAACCCACTAAATTTGTGtgaatcatttatagtcaatTTACACTGTGGCTTTGTATGAAGTAAAAAGATAAGCAAAATAAAAGATTCCGCATTAACAAATCGATTCTAATTATTCTAGTCGCAatttaattgcaaattttcCTCCGAAAATCTATATTTGGAAAGTtaactcaatattttaaattttttcttaatgaAACCACAAGATTTTGTGCACCACAAGTTAAATTTTCTATCCAATTTAGTGTATTTTGCTAGCACGTATCATTCTGAAGTTTAGAAATTCTTCGGTGCTGccataaattttagaaaacgtaGGTAAAGAATATTTGTACATTACTTAACTTCGTCACTGGTCAAGCTTTTTGTACCATAAATCATCAAGCTTAAATAGatatataaaatattaatactCATTGTTGAGCATCTGACTTGCTGACGAGTAGTGTTTACTAATGTTTTCGTTGCTTTTATTTAAAGTTTGTAGATGGTAATAATAACCGACTAACGTTTAGGTAGAGGCGGCCAAAGTCCGGCCTAGGAGGAcatttcattttgatttttttttatcattttcaaGGGTTCAGGATGATGGCGCTTTGTTCGGATCACAGCCTAACATAGTACAAAAACTAAACACTAACTCGCCTAAAGTAACGCCAAAACTAACCAAAACCCAATCGTTCAAACATCACCGCACCgagggcggcggcggcggcggcctCATCACGTCGAAAATCTTCCGAAAATTCTCGTTCAAATCGAAAAGTCGAGAGACCACCCCGaagatgtcgaaaaaattaaCACCGAGACCGGACGACGACCGAATGCGACCGAGCAAACGCGATATCACGTCGGCCATTGTCGACCATCGGGGTGGCACGATGACTAACGAGTACTGGGGGGTTTCCCTGGAAGTACCCGAACACGCCATCCCCCAAGGGGACCAAAAAGAGATTTATTTCGTTATATCCGATCCGAGGCTGTGCGATCACGACGGACCGCCGCTGGATTTGGAAAAcggtaaaattattttttgagagCCAGTGTACATGCGCAGCTTGACCATATTCCTCCCTGCGTGTGGTCCTGGAATGTTGCATCGAGAATATTCAAATCCGAAGATTGTTCAGGTTACgtttgaaacgtcaagtttGTCCTGAAGCTGCAAGATTCCATTTTCGCACGTGCAGGGCAGCCGCCCCCGGTCAATCTGAATGTTCGTGATGTTGTAGGTGAAGCGATGCTGTCACCGATCGTGATGTGCGGCCCCCAAGGTACCGAGTTCTTGAAGCCGGTGATCCTCCACATCCCTCACTACGCCAACACCCTTCCCAGCCTGGGGATCAGTCTGAAAGCGACGGACTCGGAACAGGACGTGCACACCGACTGGGACAACATCCTCCTGCCCAGCAACCACGCCGCCAACAGCGTCGCCGTCAAGGTCGACCACTTCTGACGACAAATTTGCTCAAGTTTGCCATTCTTTCTTCTTTGTAGACCCTAGAacttatgtttttattttaaatgtaattcTCTTATTTTTAGACTGATGTAACAACTGATGCATtgttcataattttatttgtaaataaacgaaatttattttaagtagCGGTGGCATTGGTTTTCTGCGGCGCCCTCTGGCGGCAGTTCGCGAAACGGCAGCAGGAATCTGCGATCGGGAATAAAATGACAGGTGGTAAAAATGACCGCTTATAAATTAATGCATTTATTGTTGTTTGACacataaattcagaaatatatatatttatgaaataatttGTGTTGATCGATAATATACCTATATAACACACAAGCTTATCAATCTTATTAATATTTAACTCAACTGCATCCTTACATATTTTGAGATcacaaaatatataatttaataacaaattcaacAATTTCCGTAAATTCTCCAAGAAACTTCCAAACGAACACAATATTGCTAGAAATCGAAAAGTTCGGCAGTAGTAGTCGCGCAGActgttttgataattttaggAACAATTTGGAGTCGATTGTTTTATGCTTTGTAGTGGAGACCGACGATTGCCAAAAGCTGCCAAGAGTGGTGTTTCGTAAACTTCCTTACAGAATACTGCAACTCGATAATTCAATAATAAATGTATCACATAGTTgtcaacaaaagaaaatataaaaaatatctatgattataaaattaaacttataaatttaacaaaaaggCTCATGCAAAATTAAGAACAAACTtacgataaaataatttaatatagtacagataaaatttattgtatggcATGTACGCACTCACTCCGGGGGCGGTGCGCTCGACCGCCGTCCGGCCAATAAACTTTTGATATGCGTCCCGCGCATTTTAAAACACC comes from the Tenebrio molitor chromosome 9, icTenMoli1.1, whole genome shotgun sequence genome and includes:
- the pyd gene encoding tight junction protein ZO-1 isoform X3: MFEKVVKVKTHKSRQSKRPKRRRPKPFNPRSFVIKRERGWEYKQICVTRVPGYGFGIAVSGGRDNPHFASGDPSIAVSDVLASGPAERILQVNDRIISVNGISLQNVDYATAVQVLRDSGDTVTLVIKRRTIQHQHSHSLSASYTGTPLAALGINPLPAKVTLTKNSKKEDFGIVLGCKLFVKEISSKARDQLLNSNQVLVEGDFITKINNTNCNDLMSLKEAKKIIDSTKDKLHLTIARDFSSNVSHQTQSSISTTGAVNNFYKGDDFLTSQSYSNQNLYVQPPTRNPNLNTSGGFEDKLEPNSGPNSLVDDKSNLAPRGRSRGPLSEANLNQLENRNSLVGYGRAKGRDEPPRPPPPRAEDYYSTRRQIYEDDPIIQKKQPIPDARFVTFHKEGSVGIRLTGGNFVGIFVTAVQPGSPASLQGLQPGDKILKVNDMDMTGVTREEAVLFLLSLQDRIELIVQYCKEEYDGIVASQKGDSFYIKTHFHYDNPAKGEMSFRSGDIFHVIDTLYNGVVGSWQVFRIGRNNQEVQKGIIPNKARAEELATAQFNATKKEMSANESRGSFFRRRRSSNRRSKSLGKEHWDDILFSDTVSKFPAYERVLLKHPGFTRPVILFGPIADVAREKLLKDFPDKFISPQLDTTPEENTKSQKTSSNIIRLSAIRDVISTGKHALLDITPNAVERLNYAQMYPIVVFFKAETKIVIKQLRQGLPKSAHKSSKKLLEQCQKLDKVWNHVFSATITMNDNTDNWYRKVRDIIDKQQSGALWMSESKPEESLSDDFLFPMSSLRLSYASSPESDLEHSPGPPVSSNSPTAGRLTKASSDPSVVMPDSSTTDVLPPYQPNYDSRYGFNNNQSTDNQVNLTKEPNYTLSNQDIPGSMDQYGKSGLYNAQMDTRNDFGNMQHKRQASTLHHGSYSHAKGHSISEQSPRRSPKDVVYGQVPDLPPRIDRAIKPIGLLTTPSKIPNGRSAHERLFGVKPGQTPESAEQNNNENNNFSNKLGSLERSQNSKSDSLSSYDSFNKQSNNRIGPNAHDDLKTTLSKIEPGSVQNSPSKYNSGPRWEQNSHRHNSKLDLKYGLPQNDHNENSPRNSREMEKESRPVENMSPRGSVERDIYRYSRSPAKSKGHVETKTDYGKYSRNNSSAQDYARTSHQDLSQSHLSVHQVPPHHHSPMKSQPVHHNGFDNGPVGHMPPPNANGYKPVPPPKPKNYKPPYKGQQGYGDGMVQPPMPTYQHGKSHSNPVDQRTQNMNYYYNMPQNNSWHTETAVRFNSDVHGHYDMAPPYETRRHPSISYASRSEITPIAQHDNPYGLDGGDMLMDARPPERSNIVDLQGSREQRGSAFELYRKPVHHNLRVQDDGALFGSQPNIVQKLNTNSPKVTPKLTKTQSFKHHRTEGGGGGGLITSKIFRKFSFKSKSRETTPKMSKKLTPRPDDDRMRPSKRDITSAIVDHRGGTMTNEYWGVSLEVPEHAIPQGDQKEIYFVISDPRLCDHDGPPLDLENGEAMLSPIVMCGPQGTEFLKPVILHIPHYANTLPSLGISLKATDSEQDVHTDWDNILLPSNHAANSVAVKVDHF
- the pyd gene encoding tight junction protein ZO-1 isoform X5, with amino-acid sequence MFEKVVKVKTHKSRQSKRPKRRRPKPFNPRSFVIKRERGWEYKQICVTRVPGYGFGIAVSGGRDNPHFASGDPSIAVSDVLASGPAERILQVNDRIISVNGISLQNVDYATAVQVLRDSGDTVTLVIKRRTIQHQHSHSLSASYTGTPLAALGINPLPAKVTLTKNSKKEDFGIVLGCKLFVKEISSKARDQLLNSNQVLVEGDFITKINNTNCNDLMSLKEAKKIIDSTKDKLHLTIARDFSSNVSHQTQSSISTTGAVNNFYKGDDFLTSQSYSNQNLYVQPPTRNPNLNTSGGFEDKLEPNSGPNSLVDDKSNLAPRGRSRGPLSEANLNQLENRNSLVGYGRAKGRDEPPRPPPPRAEDYYSTRRQIYEDDPIIQKKQPIPDARFVTFHKEGSVGIRLTGGNFVGIFVTAVQPGSPASLQGLQPGDKILKVNDMDMTGVTREEAVLFLLSLQDRIELIVQYCKEEYDGIVASQKGDSFYIKTHFHYDNPAKGEMSFRSGDIFHVIDTLYNGVVGSWQVFRIGRNNQEVQKGIIPNKARAEELATAQFNATKKEMSANESRGSFFRRRRSSNRRSKSLGKEHWDDILFSDTVSKFPAYERVLLKHPGFTRPVILFGPIADVAREKLLKDFPDKFISPQLDTTPEENTKSQKTSSNIIRLSAIRDVISTGKHALLDITPNAVERLNYAQMYPIVVFFKAETKIVIKQLRQGLPKSAHKSSKKLLEQCQKLDKVWNHVFSATITMNDNTDNWYRKVRDIIDKQQSGALWMSESKLGADIFSDIYFPFHTSRYSRSSSLPNRHRPSRSRTRRVPLSMYSTPQFVYPVVHSRFSPSQSTLYSCSSTGLPYPEESLSDDFLFPMSSLRLSYASSPESDLEHSPGPPVSSNSPTAGRLTKASSDPSVVMPDSSTTDVLPPYQPNYDSRYGFNNNQSTDNQVNLTKEPNYTLSNQDIPGSMDQYGKSGLYNAQMDTRNDFGNMQHKRQASTLHHGSYSHAKGHSISEQSPRRSPKDVVYGQVPDLPPRIDRAIKPIGLLTTPSKIPNGRSAHERLFGVKPGQTPESAEQNNNENNNFSNKLGSLERSQNSKSDSLSSYDSFNKQSNNRIGPNAHDDLKTTLSKIEPGSVQNSPSKYNSGPRWEQNSHRHNSKLDLKYGLPQNDHNENSPRNSREMEKESRPVENMSPRGSVERDIYRYSRSPAKSKGHVETKTDYGKYSRNNSSAQDYARTSHQDLSQSHLSVHQVPPHHHSPMKSQPVHHNGFDNGPVGHMPPPNANGYKPVPPPKPKNYKPPYKGQQGYGDGMVQPPMPTYQHGKSHSNPVDQRTQNMNYYYNMPQNNSWHTETAVRFNSDVHGHYDMAPPYETRRHPSISYASRSEITPIAQHDNPYGLDGGDMLMDARPPERSNIVDLQGSREQRGSAFELYRKPVHHNLR